From Fulvivirga lutea:
CAATTCTTACATCCAAACGCTCAATTTCATTGGCGTTATGTAGTGATGCCCGTTTGACAGTAGTACCAGCTAGCAATACAGGTTTTAATTCAGCTACAGGCGTTACAGCTCCCGTTCTGCCTACCTGGTAGGTGATACCTTCCAGAATAGTAGTGGTATCTTCAGCCTTGTACTTATATGCAATGGCCCATCTTGGGCTTTTAGCTGTAAAACCTAAATCCCTTTGCTGTTTTAAGCTGTTTACTTTAATTACGATGCCATCAGTTTCTAGTGGTAATTCATGACGTTTAGTTTCCCACTTTTCAATGTATTTTATCACTTCATCAATAGTAGAGCATTTTTGAAAAGTAGGGGAAACGTTAAATCCAAATTCAATTAATGTATTAATAGCTTCTTCATGGGTTTCTACATTGAGGTTATCACCCACCATTGAGTAGAGGTAACAATCTAATTTTCTTTTTGCCACCAGCGAGGAGTTCTGCATTTTAAGCGAACCGGAAGCTGTATTACGGGCATTGGCGTATAATTCCTCCCCATTTTCTTCTCGCTCTTTATTCAACCTGGCAAAAGCTTCTTTGGAAAGAAATGCTTCGCCCCGAGCTTCAAATTCGGTCTGATAGTTACCCTTTAATTTTAACGGGATTGTTCTTATGGTTTTAACATTATTAGTAATGTCGTCACCTCTTGTTCCATCACCTCTAGTTACAGCTCTAGTGAGTTTTCCATTTTCATAAGTGAGACTCAGAGCAACACCATCAAATTTTAATTCACAGAAATACTCATATTCTGTTGTTTCTAACCCTTTTTCAACTCTTTTGTCAAAATCCCTTAAATCATCTGTGGAATAGGTATTGCCCAACGAGAGCATGGCATGTTTGTGATATACCGTCTCAAAGCTTTTAGTTACAGTTCCGCCAACACGCTGAGTAGGAGAGTCATCTTCTTTCAACTCTGGGTGCTCTTTTTCTAAATTGATTAATCTTTCTAAAAGCTGATCAAACTCGTAATCTGAAATCTCAGAAGTGTCTTTTTGATAATACAGATCGTTGTAATAATTGATCTTTTCTGAAAGCTCAGCTATTTCCTTTTTAGCTTGTTCCTTAGTCATGCTTAAACTGCAAAATGATGATAAGTTAATTTAATTCATCTAATGATTTATTAATATCTTCCTCAACTGACCTGAGTTTTTTTCGACAGATATTTACAAGTTCAGTGGCTTCTTTTACCTTATCCGTTAGTTCATCAACGGTAAGTTCTCCGCTTTCTATTTCAGCTACTGTTTTCTCTAGTTTTGTCAGGGCTTCGGTATAGGTCTTAATCTTCTTCATTCAAATCATCAATTTTTTGCACCTTACTTTCGAGCAACGAATATAATGTTCTTGTCTCAATAATATCACCAACATTTAACTTTTCATTGCCAAGCATTTTACCGTTTTTGCTGGTGATGGAATAACCTCTTTTTAACGTATTTATAGGATTCAGATAATTGACCTTGGTTCCATAATCATCTAGCCCGCTATGAGCTTGTTTCATAAAAAGCTTTACGTCAGATTTTAATTGAGAGGACATTCTATCCAGTCGATAGTCATTGTTCGATAGCTGTATTTTAAATGAGTTGCTTAACCTATTCGTAAGAGAGGATATATCAGTTCTTTTTTGGTTTAAAATCAGTTGAACGTACTTACCCGTCCGATGCATCAGATCAATCATGGTTGATTCAATATCCATAGACTTTCCAATAATCCATTCTGCTACTGCTGTAGGTGTTTTAAGCGCCTTAAAAGCAATCAAATCCAATATTGATTGATCTCTTTCATGGCCTATACCAGTAATTATGGGAATGGGAAATTGACAAGCATTGAATGCCAACTCATAGTCATCAAAACAATCTAAATCTACCCTAGAACCACCACCGCGAATGATAATTACAGCATCATAATCTGTATTTGAGTTATGGATCGTATGTAACGCATTAATAATTGATTCAGATGCTGCCGAACCCTGCATTGTGGCTTTAAATAAATCAATATCGTACTTATATCCATATTCATTGGCTTCAATTTGATTCATGAAATCTTCATAGCCGGCTGCTGCAGGAGAACTAATAATGGCAATTCTGTTTAGTGCCAAATCAACGGGTAGTTCTTTGTTCATATCAAAGACCCCATCTTCCATTAGCTTATTGATAACTTCTTGCCTTAGTCGCTCTCTTTCTCCCAGAGTGAAGTTTGCATCTATATCTTTAATATTGAAACTAAGACCATACAGTTCGTGGAATTGAATGCTTCCAAAGCATAGGATTTTCATTCCCGGTTTCAACTCTTGACTTGTCATGCGTTCAAACCATATAGATAGGTTGTTGTAAACATTGGCCCAGATGGTTGCCCTTGTCTTGGCAATTACACGCTGTTTGTCTTTTTCGACTAACTCGATATAGCAATGGCCATTTTGATTAACCTTTAACTCACTAATTTCTGCAATTACCCAATATCCAGGTTCAAGGTTTCCCGATAGTGTGGATTGGATTAGCTTATTAAGTTCAAGAAGGCTTAAGTGCGCAGACATTCATCAAATTTACCAATTGATGGTCAGTCTTAACAACTAATTATAAAAAAGGAAATTGTTGATTTAGAATTCTCTTAAAGTTTCTATTAAACCTGCATTTTTACCTTTAAATCTAACTACTAACAAAGGGTGATTCATTTTTTCATTCACCATCTTTTCTGCTAAACTTCCAAGGAATAATGCTGCTGTTGCGGTTCTACCTTTAGCGCCTATAATAATGAAATCGGGATTAATTTCATCAGCCAGGTCGTAGATGTCACTCGCCAGGTTGTCGTTGGTATCAAGTGAATAAATGTCACTGATTTTAATATTACGCTTGTCAATTTTCTTCATGAATTTTGCAAAATCATTC
This genomic window contains:
- the ligA gene encoding NAD-dependent DNA ligase LigA gives rise to the protein MTKEQAKKEIAELSEKINYYNDLYYQKDTSEISDYEFDQLLERLINLEKEHPELKEDDSPTQRVGGTVTKSFETVYHKHAMLSLGNTYSTDDLRDFDKRVEKGLETTEYEYFCELKFDGVALSLTYENGKLTRAVTRGDGTRGDDITNNVKTIRTIPLKLKGNYQTEFEARGEAFLSKEAFARLNKEREENGEELYANARNTASGSLKMQNSSLVAKRKLDCYLYSMVGDNLNVETHEEAINTLIEFGFNVSPTFQKCSTIDEVIKYIEKWETKRHELPLETDGIVIKVNSLKQQRDLGFTAKSPRWAIAYKYKAEDTTTILEGITYQVGRTGAVTPVAELKPVLLAGTTVKRASLHNANEIERLDVRIGDTVFVEKGGEIIPKVIKVDFSKRKVDSKPVEYITECPECGTELVRVEGEAQHYCPNIDGCPPQIKGRIEHFIQRKAMNIDSLGERTIDLLYQKGLVNSPADLYDLSYDDVFSLEGFKDLSTKNLLKGIEESKTTPFESVLFALGIRFVGRTVAEKLARYFKNIESLSQASYEQLIDVPEIGDRIANSLISYFQNDKYIREIQRLKDAGVQFEIVEKEDTSISNVLDGKSFVVSGVFENYGREELKETIKNHGGKVISAISGKLDYLLAGDKMGPAKREKAEKLNITIISEEDFTKMINN
- the xseB gene encoding exodeoxyribonuclease VII small subunit, with the translated sequence MKKIKTYTEALTKLEKTVAEIESGELTVDELTDKVKEATELVNICRKKLRSVEEDINKSLDELN
- the xseA gene encoding exodeoxyribonuclease VII large subunit — protein: MSAHLSLLELNKLIQSTLSGNLEPGYWVIAEISELKVNQNGHCYIELVEKDKQRVIAKTRATIWANVYNNLSIWFERMTSQELKPGMKILCFGSIQFHELYGLSFNIKDIDANFTLGERERLRQEVINKLMEDGVFDMNKELPVDLALNRIAIISSPAAAGYEDFMNQIEANEYGYKYDIDLFKATMQGSAASESIINALHTIHNSNTDYDAVIIIRGGGSRVDLDCFDDYELAFNACQFPIPIITGIGHERDQSILDLIAFKALKTPTAVAEWIIGKSMDIESTMIDLMHRTGKYVQLILNQKRTDISSLTNRLSNSFKIQLSNNDYRLDRMSSQLKSDVKLFMKQAHSGLDDYGTKVNYLNPINTLKRGYSITSKNGKMLGNEKLNVGDIIETRTLYSLLESKVQKIDDLNEED